A single genomic interval of Microbacterium hydrocarbonoxydans harbors:
- the rpmB gene encoding 50S ribosomal protein L28, whose translation MAAVCQVTGAVPGFGHNVSHSHRRTKRRFDPNVQKKTYFVASLGRKITLNVSAKGIKVIDVRGIENVVKDLQAKGVKL comes from the coding sequence ATGGCAGCAGTGTGCCAGGTGACCGGAGCTGTTCCCGGCTTCGGTCACAACGTCTCGCACTCGCACCGCCGGACGAAGCGCCGCTTCGACCCGAACGTGCAGAAGAAGACCTATTTCGTCGCTTCGCTCGGTCGTAAGATCACGCTCAACGTGTCCGCCAAGGGCATCAAGGTGATCGACGTCCGCGGCATCGAGAACGTGGTCAAGGACCTTCAGGCGAAGGGTGTGAAGCTCTAA
- the rpsN gene encoding 30S ribosomal protein S14 has protein sequence MAKKSKIARNEQRKVIVERYAERRAELKKTLVDPNATDEAREAARVGLQKLPRNASPARVRSRDVIDGRPRGVLTKFGISRVRFRDMAHRGELPGVTKSSW, from the coding sequence ATGGCTAAGAAGAGCAAGATCGCTCGCAACGAGCAGCGCAAGGTCATCGTCGAGCGTTACGCAGAGCGTCGCGCCGAGCTGAAGAAGACCCTGGTCGATCCGAACGCCACCGACGAGGCCCGCGAGGCCGCACGCGTCGGCCTGCAGAAGCTGCCGCGCAACGCCTCGCCGGCTCGCGTGCGTTCGCGCGACGTCATCGACGGCCGCCCCCGCGGTGTCCTCACGAAGTTCGGCATCTCGCGTGTCCGCTTCCGTGACATGGCACACCGTGGCGAGCTGCCCGGTGTCACCAAGTCGAGCTGGTAA
- the rpmG gene encoding 50S ribosomal protein L33: protein MAKKAQDVRPIIKLRSTAGTGYTYVTKKNRRNTPDRLVLKKYDPVIRQHVEFREER from the coding sequence ATGGCCAAGAAGGCTCAGGACGTACGTCCGATCATCAAGCTGCGCTCGACGGCAGGTACGGGTTACACGTACGTGACGAAGAAGAACCGCCGCAACACCCCTGACCGCCTCGTGCTGAAGAAGTACGACCCGGTCATCCGTCAGCACGTCGAATTCCGAGAGGAGCGTTGA
- a CDS encoding Fur family transcriptional regulator — protein MAQRNTWQRDRVREALADARGFVSAQNLHASLRDDNTGIGLATVYRALAGLAAAGDADSLQSPEGEALYRACTTQGHHHHLICRNCGLTVEIEATDVEQWAHRTAALHGFTDAAHVVDIFGLCASCTNKRDAEEAANA, from the coding sequence ATGGCTCAGCGGAACACCTGGCAGCGCGACCGCGTGCGCGAAGCCCTCGCCGACGCGCGAGGGTTCGTCAGTGCGCAGAATCTGCATGCCTCGCTGCGCGACGACAACACCGGGATCGGCCTCGCCACGGTGTACCGGGCACTGGCCGGACTCGCCGCCGCCGGTGACGCCGACTCGCTGCAGAGCCCCGAGGGCGAGGCGCTGTACCGCGCGTGCACGACCCAGGGCCACCACCACCACCTGATCTGCCGCAACTGCGGGCTCACCGTCGAGATCGAGGCGACCGACGTCGAGCAGTGGGCGCACCGCACCGCGGCTCTGCACGGATTCACGGATGCCGCTCACGTCGTCGACATCTTCGGCCTGTGCGCCTCCTGCACCAACAAGCGCGACGCCGAAGAGGCAGCGAACGCGTGA
- a CDS encoding permease — MSAQTATRPHTHRPTRAPRSPWIGVGLGAAIVAALFLVDRFLPSLFTASLPSRAQDGLTLALSVLIEALPFVILGVLLSIVVQVWLPADVIHRWLPKRAWARRAVLSLLGMLIPVCECGNVPFARGLMMRGLAPAEALTFLIAAPIVNPIVILTTHAAFGFDDGILVARLIGGYLIANLIGWIYSRHPSPDSLLTQRFIDTCDRVTHEHGTPVRRSLTQFLVELRAVMPALVIGSALAGAVQVLVPRDVLLAIGSNPVLSILAMMALAMTVAICSNVDAFFALSFASTFSSGALVAFLLVGPLVDVKMLALMRTTFTTRTLAGIVGVVVFAAFAIGIGVNVFV, encoded by the coding sequence GTGAGCGCTCAGACCGCCACCCGGCCGCACACGCATCGGCCGACCCGAGCGCCGCGGTCGCCGTGGATCGGGGTCGGTCTCGGCGCGGCGATCGTGGCCGCACTGTTCCTCGTCGACCGGTTCCTTCCCTCGCTCTTCACCGCAAGCCTGCCGAGCAGGGCTCAGGACGGACTGACCCTCGCCCTCAGCGTGCTCATCGAGGCGCTGCCGTTCGTGATCCTCGGCGTGCTGCTCTCGATCGTCGTGCAGGTGTGGCTGCCGGCCGACGTCATCCACCGCTGGCTGCCGAAGCGCGCCTGGGCGCGTCGTGCCGTGCTGTCGCTGCTCGGGATGCTGATCCCGGTGTGCGAGTGCGGCAACGTGCCCTTCGCTCGCGGACTCATGATGCGGGGGCTGGCCCCGGCTGAGGCGCTGACCTTCCTGATCGCGGCCCCGATCGTGAACCCGATCGTGATCCTCACCACCCACGCGGCGTTCGGCTTCGATGACGGCATCCTGGTCGCCCGTCTCATCGGCGGATACCTGATCGCGAACCTGATCGGCTGGATCTACAGCCGCCACCCCTCGCCGGACTCGCTGCTCACCCAGCGCTTCATCGACACGTGCGACCGCGTCACCCACGAGCACGGCACCCCTGTCCGCCGCAGCCTCACGCAGTTCTTGGTCGAGCTGCGTGCGGTGATGCCCGCACTCGTGATCGGATCGGCGCTCGCCGGAGCCGTGCAGGTGCTGGTCCCGCGCGACGTTCTGCTGGCGATCGGCTCGAACCCGGTGCTGTCGATCCTCGCGATGATGGCGCTCGCGATGACCGTCGCCATCTGCTCGAACGTCGACGCCTTCTTCGCTCTCTCTTTCGCCTCGACGTTCTCGTCCGGTGCTCTCGTGGCCTTCCTGCTCGTCGGCCCGCTCGTCGACGTGAAGATGCTCGCGCTGATGCGCACGACCTTCACCACCCGCACGCTCGCCGGTATCGTCGGCGTGGTCGTGTTCGCGGCCTTCGCGATCGGGATCGGGGTGAACGTCTTTGTCTGA
- a CDS encoding TIGR03943 family putative permease subunit — MSEHIEHAPSRARALGTRWLGIGLATVISVVTLGLGLTGRLNLYISPESVWFACAAAVVTLAGAIWSCTLPLGEEGDHGHDHGHDHGGSTASGASADSDADAVARPRRSLALAGTVTGGVVASGVVIAALVLPPASLSVDLAMSRVGEQTALFAGADDVTLGVADTATFGVGDWASVFATATNTAAYDGKTVTLTGFVTPTDADGVNLTRLVITHCVIDAQPATLPVTIDAGEFDTGQWVEVEGTVKADADGSLHVEPTTVTAIDEPRDPYEY, encoded by the coding sequence TTGTCTGAGCACATCGAGCATGCTCCGTCTCGCGCCCGCGCACTGGGCACCCGCTGGCTGGGCATCGGCCTCGCCACGGTGATCTCGGTCGTCACGCTCGGCCTCGGTCTGACCGGACGACTGAACCTCTACATCAGCCCCGAGTCGGTGTGGTTCGCGTGCGCTGCCGCCGTCGTGACGCTGGCCGGCGCGATCTGGTCGTGCACGCTGCCGCTCGGCGAAGAGGGCGACCACGGGCACGATCATGGCCACGACCACGGGGGATCGACGGCATCCGGCGCATCCGCCGATTCGGATGCGGATGCCGTCGCCAGACCCCGTCGGAGCCTCGCCCTGGCCGGCACGGTGACCGGTGGAGTGGTGGCATCCGGTGTCGTGATCGCCGCCCTCGTACTGCCGCCGGCCTCGCTCTCGGTCGATCTCGCCATGTCGCGCGTGGGCGAGCAGACGGCCCTGTTCGCGGGCGCCGACGATGTGACCCTCGGAGTGGCCGACACGGCGACGTTCGGAGTCGGCGACTGGGCCAGCGTGTTCGCCACCGCCACGAACACCGCAGCCTACGACGGCAAGACCGTGACGCTGACCGGCTTCGTCACCCCGACGGACGCCGACGGCGTGAACCTCACGCGCCTCGTCATCACGCACTGCGTGATCGACGCGCAACCGGCGACGCTGCCCGTGACGATCGACGCCGGAGAGTTCGACACCGGTCAATGGGTCGAGGTCGAGGGCACCGTCAAGGCGGATGCCGACGGCTCGCTGCACGTCGAACCGACGACGGTGACTGCGATCGACGAACCCCGGGATCCGTATGAGTACTGA
- a CDS encoding DNA-3-methyladenine glycosylase has translation MPTDALHRATRAELSGLPVHVAPLLLGAELRTVVAGSEVRLRLTEVEAYHGQGTGPEADPGSHARMGRTARNATMWGEAGHLYVYLSHGIHSCVNVVSGPEGQAGGILLRAGEVVAGADAAAVRRRAALPLTAPALRDLARGPGRFGQAAGLRHPIHDGIDAITGAEHEGARAELWLRDDPVHDVATGPRVGVAGIAGTAAFPWRFWIAGDPTVSPFRWGRGAHAASLSIREAGDDRG, from the coding sequence ATGCCGACGGATGCCCTGCACCGAGCGACCCGCGCCGAGCTGAGCGGGCTGCCGGTGCATGTCGCCCCGCTGCTGCTCGGGGCGGAGCTGCGCACGGTCGTCGCAGGATCCGAGGTCCGGCTGCGACTGACCGAGGTCGAGGCGTATCACGGTCAGGGCACCGGGCCCGAAGCCGATCCCGGGTCGCACGCCCGCATGGGACGCACTGCCCGCAACGCGACGATGTGGGGCGAGGCAGGGCACCTCTACGTGTACCTGAGCCACGGCATCCACTCGTGCGTCAATGTCGTCTCCGGCCCCGAGGGTCAGGCCGGCGGAATCCTGCTGCGTGCGGGCGAGGTGGTGGCGGGAGCGGATGCCGCCGCGGTGCGCCGCCGCGCGGCGCTTCCCCTCACCGCCCCGGCGCTGCGGGACCTCGCGAGGGGGCCGGGGCGATTCGGACAGGCGGCGGGGCTGCGGCATCCGATCCACGACGGCATCGACGCGATCACCGGTGCCGAGCACGAGGGGGCCCGCGCCGAGCTGTGGCTGCGCGACGACCCGGTGCACGACGTCGCGACGGGGCCTCGTGTCGGTGTGGCCGGCATCGCAGGCACGGCGGCGTTTCCGTGGCGCTTCTGGATCGCCGGTGACCCGACGGTCTCGCCGTTCCGATGGGGGAGAGGGGCTCACGCGGCGTCCCTCAGCATCCGCGAGGCAGGCGACGACAGGGGCTGA